One region of Halohasta litchfieldiae genomic DNA includes:
- a CDS encoding translation initiation factor IF-2 subunit gamma encodes MTQETTQPEVNIGLVGHVDHGKTTLVQALSGSWTDQHSEEMKRGISIRLGYADATFRQCPGVEEPDCYTVEEECEDGTPSERLRTVSFVDAPGHETLMATMLAGASLMDGAVLVISATEDVPQSQTEEHLMALDIIGIENIVIAQNKVDLVDRDRAVDNYEQIQEFVEGTVAEDAPIVPISAQQEVNMDLLIGAIEETIPTPERTEGEDARMYVARSFDINRPGTTWENLSGGVIGGSLVDGEFENGDDIQLRPGREVDEEGQTEWRSIETSIRSLQAGSENVDSVTPGGLIGVGTGLDPSFAKGDALGGQVAGTPGSLPPTREAFEMDVELLDRVVGENDEVEEISTGEPLMLTVGTATTVGAVTSARSGECEVKLKRPVCAPAGAKIAINRRVGARWRLIGVGTLTE; translated from the coding sequence GTGACACAAGAGACAACACAACCGGAGGTGAACATCGGACTCGTCGGCCACGTCGACCACGGAAAGACGACGCTCGTCCAAGCGTTGAGCGGTTCGTGGACCGATCAGCACTCTGAGGAGATGAAGCGCGGTATCTCCATCAGGCTGGGGTATGCGGACGCAACGTTCCGCCAATGCCCGGGCGTCGAGGAGCCCGACTGTTACACCGTCGAGGAGGAATGTGAAGATGGAACACCGAGCGAGCGACTTCGAACGGTCTCGTTCGTCGACGCGCCCGGCCACGAAACGCTGATGGCAACGATGCTGGCGGGGGCCTCGCTGATGGACGGCGCGGTGCTCGTGATCTCTGCGACCGAGGACGTCCCCCAGTCGCAGACCGAAGAGCATCTGATGGCGCTCGACATCATCGGCATCGAGAACATCGTCATCGCCCAGAACAAAGTCGACCTCGTGGATCGCGACCGCGCGGTCGACAACTACGAGCAGATCCAGGAGTTCGTCGAGGGCACCGTCGCCGAGGACGCCCCAATCGTCCCGATCAGCGCTCAGCAGGAGGTCAACATGGATCTCCTGATCGGCGCCATCGAGGAGACGATTCCGACGCCCGAACGAACCGAAGGCGAGGACGCCCGGATGTACGTCGCGCGGAGTTTCGACATCAACCGTCCCGGCACCACGTGGGAGAACCTCTCAGGTGGCGTCATTGGCGGCAGTCTCGTCGACGGCGAGTTCGAGAACGGCGACGACATCCAACTCCGACCCGGCCGCGAGGTCGACGAGGAGGGCCAAACCGAGTGGCGGTCGATTGAAACGTCGATCCGGTCGCTACAGGCCGGCAGCGAGAACGTCGACTCGGTGACGCCCGGCGGACTGATCGGTGTCGGTACCGGTCTTGACCCAAGCTTCGCAAAGGGCGATGCGCTCGGCGGACAGGTCGCCGGGACGCCCGGCAGTCTGCCACCGACGCGGGAAGCCTTCGAGATGGACGTTGAACTGCTGGACCGCGTCGTTGGCGAAAACGACGAAGTCGAAGAGATCTCGACCGGTGAGCCGCTGATGCTCACCGTCGGCACCGCGACGACAGTCGGTGCGGTGACGAGTGCGCGCTCCGGCGAGTGTGAGGTCAAACTCAAACGACCAGTGTGTGCGCCAGCCGGAGCCAAAATTGCCATCAACCGCCGAGTCGGCGCGCGATGGCGACTGATCGGCGTTGGCACGCTGACGGAGTAA
- a CDS encoding DUF5809 family protein — protein MHTEGVSEPETVEAAREAYETAGPAAQIVVKEATKAMEFDNAEYDERVTGAVIETARDALFASLLKVYHGSQAEFEEWCENRQDSVDLVGSDDVESVVWHPVAIDKTVVAASYQAEPEAAAATVRRRAFGRHYREQF, from the coding sequence ATGCACACCGAAGGCGTCTCCGAACCCGAGACGGTCGAAGCCGCACGGGAAGCCTACGAAACCGCCGGTCCAGCCGCCCAGATCGTCGTCAAGGAGGCCACGAAGGCCATGGAGTTCGACAACGCGGAGTACGACGAGCGCGTCACCGGCGCGGTGATCGAAACCGCCCGGGATGCGCTGTTTGCCTCTCTTTTAAAAGTCTACCACGGCTCTCAGGCCGAGTTCGAGGAGTGGTGCGAAAATCGGCAGGACAGCGTCGACCTTGTCGGGAGTGACGACGTAGAGTCGGTCGTCTGGCATCCAGTCGCGATAGACAAAACAGTTGTCGCCGCCAGCTATCAGGCCGAGCCGGAGGCGGCCGCCGCAACCGTCCGCCGCCGAGCGTTCGGTCGACACTACCGCGAGCAGTTCTGA
- a CDS encoding DUF5810 domain-containing protein, with protein MGYLCPVCEEPFGDEAQCANHLAVTAILHGEAHDQWLAEAVDERDDGTDDWESVPRADLAAIVAERAAETTDHDHPGDHTHPVDNGGDQPVDNAGEQQQPGQPAITESPGETEALDADAQSILNEARELTRKMQQRGPDADTEDESKET; from the coding sequence ATGGGGTATCTGTGTCCGGTCTGTGAGGAGCCGTTCGGTGATGAAGCCCAGTGTGCCAACCATCTCGCAGTGACGGCGATTCTCCACGGCGAGGCCCACGACCAGTGGCTCGCCGAGGCAGTCGACGAGCGAGACGATGGCACTGACGACTGGGAGTCGGTGCCACGCGCCGATCTCGCGGCAATCGTCGCAGAACGCGCCGCGGAGACCACCGACCACGACCATCCCGGCGACCATACCCATCCAGTCGACAATGGTGGTGACCAGCCAGTCGACAACGCTGGTGAGCAGCAGCAACCCGGCCAGCCAGCGATCACAGAATCACCCGGAGAGACCGAGGCCTTGGATGCCGACGCACAATCCATTCTCAACGAGGCCCGGGAGCTGACCCGAAAGATGCAACAGCGTGGTCCCGACGCCGACACCGAGGACGAAAGCAAAGAAACCTAA
- the rimI gene encoding ribosomal protein S18-alanine N-acetyltransferase → MDSRSAVDTEDIGVRQATRADLLAISRLEKTVFDEPWSYSAFEGFLDEPAFLLAEVDGELLGYIVADWMPNSGRELGHVKDLAVHPDGRRNGVGRLLLRHAVSRLLVRGVSRIKLEVRAGNTAAQRLYADEGFETVRRVPRYYSDGEAALILVYTPE, encoded by the coding sequence GTGGATAGTCGTTCGGCGGTCGACACCGAGGACATCGGGGTCCGGCAAGCCACGCGTGCGGACCTCCTCGCAATCTCGCGGCTCGAAAAAACAGTGTTCGACGAGCCGTGGTCCTACTCGGCGTTCGAGGGATTTCTCGACGAACCGGCGTTTCTGCTCGCGGAGGTCGACGGCGAACTGTTGGGCTACATCGTCGCCGACTGGATGCCGAACTCCGGCCGGGAGCTGGGCCATGTCAAGGATCTCGCGGTCCATCCCGATGGTCGACGGAACGGCGTGGGTCGACTCCTGTTGCGCCATGCCGTCTCCCGCCTGCTAGTCAGGGGCGTCAGCCGAATCAAACTCGAAGTTCGGGCGGGCAACACCGCTGCCCAACGCCTGTACGCCGACGAAGGGTTCGAAACCGTCCGGCGGGTGCCGCGCTACTACAGCGACGGCGAGGCTGCGCTGATTCTCGTTTATACGCCGGAGTGA
- a CDS encoding bacterio-opsin activator domain-containing protein has product MTAPRVLLVYPAEGGSRLKDAFETAGCRVQQVATATEALATLSTERWDCLVSEFELPGDDGLALRSAVRQLDPELPFILFTASDAIEESVVDAEYDSYVRKNGAASVDRLVSEVTATQPTAALTASQQDVSSAEPSPDELVRTMDTAPIGISLSNPSLTDYPLVYVNDAWEELTGYEAADLLGRNPRLLQGPNTDPETVDRLSEAIANEEPVSVEIRNYRRDGKPFWNELTIAPIYDDGGDLLYYVGFQIDVTDRREAEQLATERAETLESERRTLRRVLDRVNGLLREVSGVLVESTERREIEHRVCETIAAEEGYLGGWIGTVSSDGTDLRLSATKGLPTEIPETVPIAALPAAVGDAVDTDACHLCSVDDAEAEPEGQSETGLDPSTVGGRRLLVVPLCDDERRYGVLGVYGIDAAALDTREQELFDSLGKMIANGLHAVETTRILTTDDVTELRIEIRDPSFRLAQIAAVIGSPVERCGTTTTASGDYELYLTTDAADAVDSTEAGDAVDAVDTPEAAATVDVDPEALISLSFIQAARVVSKTDSELTLSVTMAQLPPDDELAAFGAVVTDTTATADGGTLTVEAPPEQDVRPLLETLQSQYDTVDLRAKTERERREQRPTEFRAVVDEHLTERQTAALEAAHLNDYFESPRPVDGETIAETMDITRQTFHQHLRAAERKLVAAYVDA; this is encoded by the coding sequence ATGACAGCCCCGCGAGTTCTGCTGGTGTATCCAGCCGAGGGGGGCAGTCGGCTCAAGGATGCCTTCGAGACCGCCGGCTGTCGGGTACAGCAGGTAGCGACGGCGACGGAGGCTCTCGCAACGCTGTCGACCGAGAGGTGGGACTGCTTGGTCAGCGAGTTCGAGTTGCCGGGTGATGACGGCCTTGCGCTACGGTCGGCTGTCCGCCAACTCGACCCCGAACTCCCGTTCATCCTGTTTACTGCAAGCGACGCTATCGAGGAGTCGGTGGTCGACGCCGAGTACGACAGCTACGTCCGGAAAAACGGCGCGGCGTCGGTCGACCGACTCGTGAGCGAGGTGACGGCGACCCAGCCCACCGCGGCGTTGACAGCCTCCCAACAGGACGTCTCCAGCGCCGAACCTTCTCCCGATGAACTCGTCAGGACGATGGATACGGCCCCGATTGGAATCAGCCTCAGCAATCCATCACTGACCGATTACCCCCTCGTCTACGTCAACGACGCGTGGGAGGAGCTGACAGGGTACGAGGCCGCGGACCTGCTCGGCCGGAACCCGCGGCTGTTGCAGGGTCCGAACACCGACCCCGAGACCGTCGACCGACTCTCCGAGGCGATTGCCAACGAGGAGCCAGTGAGCGTCGAGATCCGCAACTATCGACGGGACGGGAAACCGTTTTGGAACGAACTCACCATTGCGCCGATCTACGACGACGGCGGCGACCTCCTCTACTACGTTGGCTTCCAGATCGATGTCACCGACCGCCGGGAGGCCGAACAGCTCGCGACAGAGCGGGCCGAAACGCTCGAATCGGAACGACGCACGCTCCGGCGGGTGCTCGACCGAGTCAACGGACTGCTCCGGGAGGTGTCGGGCGTGCTCGTCGAGTCGACCGAGCGTCGAGAGATCGAACACCGGGTCTGCGAAACGATTGCGGCCGAAGAGGGCTACCTGGGTGGCTGGATCGGCACGGTCAGCTCCGATGGGACCGATCTCCGGCTGTCGGCCACGAAGGGGCTGCCAACCGAGATTCCGGAGACGGTTCCCATCGCGGCGCTTCCAGCCGCAGTCGGCGACGCCGTCGACACTGACGCCTGCCACCTATGTTCGGTCGACGATGCGGAGGCTGAACCCGAGGGGCAATCCGAGACTGGTCTCGATCCGTCGACTGTCGGTGGGCGTCGACTGCTGGTCGTCCCGCTCTGCGACGATGAACGACGGTATGGCGTGCTCGGGGTGTACGGCATCGACGCTGCGGCCCTCGACACACGGGAACAGGAACTGTTTGACTCACTCGGGAAGATGATCGCAAACGGACTCCACGCGGTCGAAACCACCCGTATTCTGACGACCGACGACGTCACCGAACTCCGGATCGAGATCCGGGACCCGTCGTTTCGGCTCGCCCAGATCGCCGCAGTGATCGGCAGTCCGGTCGAACGCTGTGGGACAACCACCACGGCCAGCGGCGACTACGAGCTGTATCTGACAACCGACGCTGCCGACGCCGTAGACTCCACTGAGGCTGGTGACGCCGTCGACGCCGTGGATACCCCTGAGGCCGCGGCCACCGTGGACGTCGACCCCGAGGCACTCATATCGCTATCGTTTATTCAGGCTGCACGGGTAGTCTCCAAGACCGACAGTGAGCTGACGCTGTCGGTCACGATGGCACAGCTCCCGCCCGACGACGAGTTGGCCGCCTTCGGGGCTGTCGTCACCGACACGACCGCTACAGCCGACGGTGGGACACTAACAGTCGAAGCACCGCCCGAACAGGACGTGCGCCCACTGCTTGAGACGCTTCAGTCGCAGTATGACACCGTCGACCTCCGGGCCAAAACCGAGCGAGAACGGCGGGAGCAGCGACCCACTGAGTTCAGGGCTGTCGTCGACGAGCACCTCACCGAGCGACAGACGGCTGCCCTCGAAGCGGCCCACCTCAACGATTACTTCGAGTCGCCCCGCCCGGTCGACGGCGAAACGATTGCCGAGACGATGGATATTACGCGACAGACGTTCCACCAGCATCTCCGCGCGGCCGAGCGGAAACTGGTCGCGGCCTACGTTGACGCGTAA
- a CDS encoding bacteriorhodopsin codes for MIATAGVDLLAQTGGELTQPEVYQLVQDNLLLNLSFWANIALAGLSILFFVYLGRNVEEPRAQLIFVSTLMVPLVSLSSYLGLVSGLTISVLEMPAGHALAGEEVLTMWGRYLTWALSTPMILLALGLLAGSNLTKIFTALVMDIGMCITGLAAALTTSSYALRWFWYLISCAFFVAVLYVLLVEWPKDAEIAGTADIFGTLKSLTVVLWFGYPLFWALGAEGFAVLDVAITSWAYSLLDIGAKYVFAFLLLRWVAAHEGTIGALTTTGIESSTAAADD; via the coding sequence ATGATAGCAACTGCAGGAGTCGACCTCCTCGCACAGACAGGGGGCGAACTCACACAGCCGGAGGTGTATCAACTGGTTCAAGACAACCTGCTGTTGAACCTCTCGTTTTGGGCCAACATCGCGCTGGCGGGGCTGTCGATCCTGTTTTTCGTCTATCTCGGACGCAACGTCGAGGAGCCACGGGCACAGTTGATCTTCGTGTCGACGCTGATGGTGCCACTGGTCTCGCTGTCGAGCTATCTGGGGCTGGTATCCGGTCTCACGATCAGCGTCCTAGAGATGCCAGCAGGCCACGCGCTTGCGGGCGAGGAGGTCCTGACTATGTGGGGGCGATATCTCACATGGGCACTGTCGACGCCGATGATCCTGCTGGCCTTAGGGCTCCTTGCGGGATCGAACCTGACGAAAATCTTCACCGCGCTTGTGATGGACATCGGAATGTGTATCACCGGGCTTGCGGCGGCGTTGACCACCTCCTCGTACGCCCTGCGGTGGTTCTGGTATCTGATTAGCTGTGCGTTTTTCGTGGCTGTGCTCTACGTCCTGCTCGTGGAGTGGCCCAAAGACGCTGAGATTGCTGGCACAGCCGACATCTTCGGCACGTTAAAAAGCCTGACTGTCGTGCTGTGGTTCGGCTATCCGCTCTTCTGGGCCCTCGGCGCGGAGGGCTTTGCGGTCCTCGATGTGGCGATCACGTCGTGGGCCTACAGCCTGCTGGATATCGGAGCGAAGTACGTCTTCGCGTTCCTCCTGCTGCGCTGGGTTGCCGCCCATGAGGGCACCATCGGTGCACTGACGACAACCGGTATCGAATCGTCGACGGCGGCCGCTGACGATTAG